One part of the Aliivibrio fischeri ATCC 7744 = JCM 18803 = DSM 507 genome encodes these proteins:
- the asnS gene encoding asparagine--tRNA ligase yields MTYAPVTDVLSGKLAVDSEVTVRGWIRSRRDSKAGISFLAVYDGSCFDPIQAVVPNDLNNYNDEVLKLTTGCSVEVTGTIVASPAKGQDFELAATEVKVVGWVEDADTYPMAKTRHSIEYLREVAHLRPRTNVIGAVARVRNCLSQAIHRFYHEQGYFWMSAPLITASDAEGAGEMFRVSTLDHANLPMDDKGNVDYDKDFFGKETFLTVSGQLNAETYACALSKVYTFGPTFRAENSHTSRHLAEFWMVEPEVAFATLDDVAKLAEDMLKYVFEAVLAERRDDLEFFASRIDKQAITRLEQFVSSDFAQVDYTDAIQILKDSGRDFEFDVEWGIDMSSEHERYLAEEHFKAPVIVKNYPKDIKAFYMRQNDDGKTVAAMDVLAPGIGEIIGGSQREERLDVLDARMIEMGIDPEHMSWYRDLRRYGTVPHAGFGLGFERLVSYVTGMGNVRDVIPFPRTPRSANF; encoded by the coding sequence ATGACTTACGCGCCTGTAACAGACGTATTAAGCGGTAAACTAGCGGTTGACAGTGAAGTAACTGTTCGCGGCTGGATCCGTTCACGTCGCGATTCTAAAGCTGGTATTTCTTTCCTAGCTGTTTATGACGGTTCTTGTTTCGACCCGATTCAGGCCGTGGTTCCTAATGACTTAAATAATTACAACGACGAAGTTCTTAAACTAACAACAGGTTGTTCTGTTGAAGTGACTGGTACTATCGTTGCTTCTCCTGCTAAAGGCCAAGATTTTGAGCTTGCTGCAACTGAAGTTAAAGTTGTAGGTTGGGTTGAAGACGCTGATACTTACCCAATGGCTAAGACTCGTCACTCAATTGAATATTTACGTGAAGTTGCACACCTTCGCCCACGTACTAACGTGATCGGTGCGGTTGCACGTGTTCGTAACTGTCTATCTCAAGCAATTCACCGTTTCTACCACGAGCAAGGCTACTTCTGGATGTCTGCTCCACTGATCACTGCATCTGATGCAGAAGGTGCTGGTGAAATGTTCCGTGTTTCTACGTTAGATCACGCGAACCTTCCTATGGATGACAAAGGCAATGTTGATTACGACAAAGATTTCTTTGGTAAAGAAACATTCCTAACCGTATCTGGTCAACTTAATGCGGAAACTTACGCTTGTGCATTAAGCAAAGTTTACACATTCGGTCCTACTTTCCGTGCTGAAAACTCACACACAAGCCGCCACCTAGCTGAATTCTGGATGGTTGAGCCTGAAGTTGCTTTTGCTACTCTTGATGACGTAGCTAAACTAGCTGAAGACATGCTTAAGTATGTATTCGAAGCGGTTCTTGCTGAGCGTCGTGATGACCTTGAGTTCTTTGCTTCTCGCATCGACAAACAAGCAATCACTCGTCTAGAGCAATTCGTAAGCTCTGATTTCGCACAAGTAGACTACACTGACGCTATCCAAATCCTTAAAGATTCTGGTCGTGACTTTGAGTTTGATGTTGAGTGGGGCATCGATATGTCTTCTGAACATGAGCGTTACCTTGCTGAAGAACACTTCAAAGCGCCAGTTATCGTTAAAAACTACCCGAAAGACATCAAAGCATTCTACATGCGTCAAAATGACGATGGTAAGACAGTTGCTGCGATGGATGTTCTTGCACCTGGTATTGGTGAGATCATTGGTGGTTCTCAACGTGAAGAGCGTTTAGACGTTCTTGATGCTCGTATGATTGAAATGGGCATCGACCCTGAGCACATGAGCTGGTACCGCGATTTACGTCGTTACGGCACAGTTCCTCATGCTGGCTTCGGTCTTGGCTTTGAGCGTCTAGTGTCTTACGTAACAGGTATGGGCAACGTTCGTGACGTTATCCCGTTCCCACGTACTCCACGTTCAGCTAACTTCTAA
- the queD gene encoding 6-carboxytetrahydropterin synthase QueD has product MTTELYKDFMFEAAHHLPHVPEGHKCGRLHGHSFLVRLYVEGEVDPHTGWVVDFAEIKAAFKPTYDRLDHYYLNDIKGLENPTSEVLAKWIWNEVKPNLPLLSKIEIKETCTAGCTYRGE; this is encoded by the coding sequence ATGACAACTGAACTATATAAAGACTTCATGTTTGAAGCAGCACACCATTTACCACATGTACCAGAAGGTCATAAATGTGGTCGTCTTCATGGTCACTCTTTTTTAGTTCGTTTGTATGTTGAAGGTGAAGTTGATCCACATACCGGTTGGGTTGTTGATTTTGCTGAAATTAAAGCAGCGTTTAAACCAACGTATGATCGTCTTGACCATTACTACCTGAACGACATTAAAGGGTTAGAAAACCCAACAAGTGAAGTATTAGCTAAGTGGATTTGGAATGAAGTAAAACCAAACTTACCACTGTTAAGCAAAATCGAAATTAAAGAAACCTGTACAGCAGGTTGTACTTACCGTGGTGAGTAA
- a CDS encoding endonuclease/exonuclease/phosphatase family protein, which translates to MSSPESLIFTTINMFNFVEPPNAFYDFENILTQDEWLKKQGWFRDKITELNSDVIGFQEVFSPNALEALVNELGYAYFCTVDEPKSEDGYVFNSPIVAFASRYPILRAQPVIAEKEQLERFGIQFEFNRIPVHASIELPHLGITDCYVVHFKSQRPKEPEVNNEIDEENLSSLNQLHDEQLGSWLSTVQRGLEANILHNHIIQQRKKTSQAVVVMGDFNKPLFHDEFKGLLSHELRFDKFSSDYLALFQLKDSWDIYSELKGTDLLEKRAHTHYHGAKGSVLDYILLSNEFDSSFSGNILEIIDYTVTDKHIVNPRFDIDQFSTDHALVSITARIRQS; encoded by the coding sequence TTGTCATCACCTGAAAGCCTCATCTTTACTACCATTAACATGTTCAACTTTGTTGAGCCGCCTAATGCATTCTACGATTTTGAAAACATACTGACTCAAGATGAATGGTTGAAAAAACAAGGCTGGTTTAGAGATAAAATTACCGAATTAAACTCTGATGTAATTGGCTTTCAGGAAGTATTTAGTCCCAATGCACTAGAAGCACTAGTCAATGAGCTGGGGTACGCGTATTTTTGTACGGTAGATGAACCAAAATCTGAAGATGGCTATGTCTTTAACTCGCCTATTGTGGCTTTCGCTTCACGCTACCCTATTTTGAGAGCTCAACCCGTTATTGCAGAAAAAGAACAACTTGAGCGATTTGGCATTCAGTTTGAATTTAATCGTATTCCCGTTCATGCCAGTATCGAACTACCTCACTTGGGTATAACAGATTGCTATGTGGTGCATTTTAAATCTCAACGCCCAAAAGAGCCTGAAGTTAATAACGAGATAGATGAAGAGAATCTTTCCTCCCTCAATCAACTCCATGATGAACAATTAGGATCTTGGCTATCTACCGTTCAACGAGGGTTGGAAGCGAATATTCTACATAACCATATTATTCAGCAACGCAAAAAAACAAGCCAAGCTGTCGTCGTCATGGGCGATTTTAATAAGCCCTTGTTTCACGATGAGTTCAAAGGCTTACTCTCTCATGAGTTGCGATTTGATAAGTTTAGCTCTGACTATTTAGCTCTATTTCAATTAAAAGACAGTTGGGATATTTATAGCGAATTAAAAGGCACTGATTTATTAGAAAAGCGTGCTCACACCCATTATCACGGGGCGAAAGGATCTGTTTTAGATTACATACTGCTTTCTAATGAGTTTGATAGCTCATTTTCTGGCAATATTTTGGAAATCATTGACTATACGGTGACAGATAAACACATTGTGAATCCAAGATTCGATATTGACCAATTCAGTACCGATCATGCTCTGGTTTCTATTACCGCCCGTATACGTCAGTCATAA
- the sbcD gene encoding exonuclease subunit SbcD produces the protein MRILHTSDWHLGQNFFTKSRRNEHQQFITWLLEQVQENAINAVIIAGDVFDTGAPPSYAREMYNQFVVEMNKVNCELIVLGGNHDSVSTLNESKQLLAHLNARVIANTCDDLSTQLLTLPDSDGTVGAILCAVPFIRPRDVVTSIAGSTGVEKQQALGEAIKQHYHQLYQKALELRKELNVEVPIIATGHLTALGVKQSDSVRDIYIGTLDGFAADGFPPADYIALGHIHRPQLVAKSEHIRYSGSPIPLSFDELKSQKQVVMVEFDKQSVIQIAPINVPMFQQMKALKGDLETIEKELAQFQECEETTWLCIEVEVQDYLSDLQQRIQALTQDLNVEVLQLRRARNRSDQMLTQEKTETLAELTPFDVFTKRIEQETFETEKEQQRAERMTVKFKQILSEVEHKDTDPQEGDA, from the coding sequence ATGCGTATTTTACATACTTCAGATTGGCATTTAGGTCAAAATTTCTTCACAAAAAGTCGTCGTAATGAACATCAACAATTCATTACATGGTTACTTGAGCAAGTACAAGAAAATGCCATAAATGCGGTCATTATTGCTGGAGATGTGTTTGATACGGGTGCACCGCCAAGTTACGCACGTGAAATGTATAACCAATTTGTGGTGGAGATGAATAAAGTAAACTGTGAGTTGATTGTGCTTGGTGGAAATCATGATTCAGTTTCAACGCTAAATGAATCAAAACAATTATTGGCTCATTTGAACGCTCGAGTGATTGCCAATACCTGTGATGATTTATCCACCCAATTATTAACGCTTCCAGACAGTGATGGGACGGTTGGTGCTATTTTATGTGCGGTTCCTTTTATTCGCCCGCGTGACGTTGTCACTAGTATCGCAGGCTCAACGGGTGTAGAAAAGCAACAAGCACTCGGTGAAGCGATTAAACAACATTATCATCAGCTGTATCAAAAAGCGCTAGAGTTACGAAAAGAGTTAAATGTAGAAGTCCCTATTATTGCGACAGGCCATTTAACCGCGTTAGGGGTAAAACAATCGGATTCTGTTCGCGATATTTATATCGGTACGCTTGATGGGTTTGCAGCAGATGGTTTCCCGCCTGCGGATTATATTGCATTGGGTCATATTCATCGCCCGCAATTGGTGGCTAAATCTGAACATATTCGTTATTCAGGCTCACCCATTCCATTAAGTTTTGATGAGCTTAAATCTCAGAAACAAGTGGTGATGGTTGAGTTTGATAAACAAAGCGTCATTCAAATTGCGCCAATTAATGTGCCTATGTTTCAACAAATGAAGGCATTAAAGGGCGATTTGGAAACCATCGAAAAAGAGTTAGCTCAATTTCAAGAGTGTGAAGAAACGACTTGGTTATGTATTGAAGTAGAAGTACAAGATTACCTTTCCGATCTACAACAACGCATTCAGGCGCTAACTCAAGATCTTAACGTTGAGGTGCTGCAATTGCGTCGAGCAAGAAACCGTAGTGACCAAATGTTAACACAAGAAAAAACAGAAACCTTAGCTGAACTAACGCCTTTTGATGTGTTTACTAAACGTATAGAGCAAGAGACGTTTGAGACAGAAAAAGAGCAGCAACGAGCTGAAAGAATGACAGTGAAATTCAAGCAAATTCTGTCAGAAGTAGAACATAAAGATACGGATCCACAAGAAGGTGATGCATGA
- a CDS encoding SbcC/MukB-like Walker B domain-containing protein — translation MRILSLSFSNLNSLKGEWKIDFSASPFAENGLFAITGPTGAGKTTILDAICLALYHKTPRLGGISTSSNEIMTRGTAECSAEVEFEVKGKAYRAFWSQRRSRGKVDGNLQAATVELAEVDSEKVLATQVKKKDELINTITGLDFSRFTKSMMLSQGQFAAFLNADANDRAGLLEELTGTEIYGQISEKVHEHYTVSKQKLAELKAKAEGVELLSEEDKQALIDEQTELQANQEQQQAQLTEWQAHVEWWNAEVKNQQQYQQAIENHQLALDKEKQASEQLHRLAQSEPAEKLRAPYQLWQEAQERFDEVVKELSLTEVSHQQKASDKLTLESHVMYLKQEFDGIKVESKTLEALINDSVQPLDTRISQLTQQSQEKQQNIAHLTTRYEESHKKQQHLTVTLSDVTETLAQLASYVEKHQSDVQLERYLGQWKHQVSYISQQDKEVSALNSKVTSAKATLDALLANMTKKETELQQAQVVVNTEVDALKVAELVLQQSQKKGTEAQLAEQVAALTNRHQYRVELTHVNNEYLRATKELKSLEVTQKTQSEEIQTLEAQRTELGSQFKQLEQQVIDLTTLIEQEGELAKYRAELIKDQDCPLCGSTHHPLLEQSQSLDLNATMQRKKEAEQKRAEIVEQGKSVREQLDSLKVKQEHCQSQCMQYQNVVTSTQQQWSALLEVTQLTLSLGDTDSINQSIAECEALLTILNVQVKQVRQADDKYRAQQSQLQQAQHRFDTVMTGLEYDRKSHQSAAQLQLDDSVKLEQLQQHDAELKQQLVAEIEQTGFNAPKLAEIESWFTQKEQDLQRIQQQISEQQRFTQQQQKLQSEHGHLSDQLSELTNQLQTTQAENVLLTSDLEQQKEKRVELFGLQEVKVARSEMAEKLGDSEQRYQVEQQKLQILVQELAVIEGKVTSLKQSHANNDKLTAERSGVWKDALLQSPFDTLELFQAALISEEERQQLLDLKTETQQAIERTSALLDSAKHTKEQHYQVPKATEWQLMPKEVVESELAQVKSLSESLVKREGEIAQALRSNDERKSNQKTLFEAIEAYQSEYDDIQYLHSLIGSQKGDKFRKFAQGLTLENLVYLANKQLTRLHGRYELKRKASDGLELQVLDTWQGDVVRDTKTLSGGESFLVSLALALALSDLVSHKTSIDSLFLDEGFGTLDSETLDMALDALDNLNASGKMIGVISHIEAMKERIPVQIKVTKRSGLGVSELEKQYKKVS, via the coding sequence ATGAGAATTTTAAGTCTAAGTTTTTCAAATTTAAACTCATTAAAAGGTGAGTGGAAAATTGATTTCTCAGCATCTCCTTTTGCGGAAAACGGGTTGTTTGCGATTACTGGCCCAACAGGAGCGGGTAAAACGACGATTTTAGATGCGATTTGTTTAGCGCTTTATCATAAAACCCCTCGTCTTGGTGGTATTTCAACATCAAGCAATGAAATCATGACACGTGGGACTGCGGAATGTTCTGCGGAAGTGGAATTTGAAGTGAAAGGCAAAGCGTATCGTGCATTTTGGAGTCAGCGTCGCTCACGTGGCAAAGTGGATGGCAATTTACAAGCCGCTACCGTAGAGCTTGCAGAGGTGGACTCTGAAAAAGTATTAGCAACTCAAGTTAAAAAGAAAGATGAGCTAATTAATACCATTACAGGTTTAGATTTCTCTCGTTTTACAAAGTCTATGATGCTTTCTCAAGGGCAATTTGCTGCGTTTTTAAATGCGGATGCCAATGATCGTGCTGGTTTATTGGAAGAGTTAACCGGTACAGAGATCTACGGTCAGATCTCAGAAAAAGTGCATGAGCATTACACCGTATCAAAACAGAAATTGGCAGAACTTAAGGCAAAAGCTGAAGGGGTTGAGCTGCTTTCTGAAGAGGACAAACAAGCGCTAATTGATGAACAAACTGAATTGCAAGCCAACCAAGAACAGCAACAAGCGCAGTTAACCGAATGGCAAGCGCATGTTGAGTGGTGGAACGCAGAGGTTAAAAACCAACAGCAATACCAACAAGCGATTGAAAATCATCAATTAGCCTTGGATAAAGAAAAACAAGCGAGCGAACAATTACATCGTTTAGCACAAAGTGAACCCGCGGAAAAACTGCGTGCGCCTTATCAACTGTGGCAAGAAGCACAAGAGCGTTTTGATGAAGTGGTTAAAGAATTGAGTTTAACCGAGGTGTCTCATCAACAAAAAGCAAGTGATAAATTGACGCTTGAGTCTCATGTTATGTATCTAAAACAAGAGTTTGATGGCATTAAGGTGGAAAGTAAAACACTGGAGGCGTTAATTAATGATTCAGTGCAGCCGCTTGATACTAGAATAAGTCAATTAACTCAGCAGTCGCAGGAAAAACAGCAGAATATTGCCCACCTAACGACACGCTACGAAGAGAGTCACAAAAAACAACAACACTTAACGGTGACGTTATCTGATGTGACGGAAACATTGGCTCAGTTGGCAAGCTATGTTGAAAAGCATCAATCCGATGTGCAACTTGAGCGTTATTTAGGTCAGTGGAAGCATCAAGTTAGTTATATTTCACAGCAAGATAAAGAAGTGAGTGCGTTAAATAGCAAAGTGACATCAGCTAAGGCCACACTAGACGCTTTACTTGCGAATATGACGAAAAAAGAGACGGAACTACAGCAAGCTCAAGTTGTTGTTAATACTGAAGTGGATGCGTTAAAAGTTGCAGAGCTTGTATTACAGCAATCACAAAAAAAAGGCACAGAAGCACAACTGGCAGAGCAAGTCGCAGCACTAACCAATCGTCATCAATATCGTGTTGAATTGACTCATGTAAACAATGAGTATTTGCGAGCAACAAAAGAGCTGAAAAGCTTAGAGGTTACACAGAAAACGCAATCTGAAGAGATTCAGACGCTGGAAGCGCAGCGTACTGAACTCGGTTCGCAGTTTAAGCAGTTAGAGCAACAGGTAATTGATTTAACCACATTAATTGAGCAAGAAGGCGAGTTGGCAAAATATCGTGCTGAATTAATAAAAGATCAGGATTGTCCACTGTGTGGCTCAACACATCATCCATTGTTAGAACAGTCACAATCTCTTGATCTTAATGCCACAATGCAGCGTAAAAAAGAGGCTGAACAAAAGCGTGCAGAGATAGTTGAACAGGGCAAATCGGTACGTGAGCAACTGGATTCACTTAAAGTAAAACAAGAACATTGCCAATCTCAGTGCATGCAGTATCAAAATGTCGTTACATCTACTCAGCAGCAGTGGTCTGCCTTGTTAGAGGTCACTCAATTAACATTAAGTTTGGGCGACACAGATTCGATTAATCAATCTATTGCTGAATGCGAGGCTTTGTTAACGATACTTAATGTACAAGTTAAACAAGTACGCCAAGCGGATGACAAGTATCGAGCGCAGCAAAGTCAATTACAACAAGCTCAACACCGCTTTGATACTGTAATGACTGGATTAGAGTACGATCGTAAATCACATCAATCAGCGGCACAGCTACAGCTTGATGATTCGGTTAAATTAGAGCAACTGCAACAGCATGATGCTGAGTTGAAACAGCAATTGGTTGCTGAAATTGAGCAAACCGGATTTAACGCCCCTAAATTGGCGGAAATAGAATCGTGGTTTACGCAAAAAGAGCAAGATTTACAACGTATTCAGCAACAGATTTCGGAGCAACAAAGGTTTACTCAGCAGCAACAAAAGCTGCAGAGTGAGCATGGCCATTTATCAGATCAATTGAGTGAGTTAACTAACCAATTACAAACAACTCAAGCGGAGAACGTATTACTGACTTCAGATCTAGAACAGCAAAAAGAAAAACGTGTTGAGCTGTTTGGTCTGCAAGAAGTCAAAGTCGCACGTTCTGAAATGGCTGAGAAATTGGGTGATTCGGAGCAACGCTATCAGGTTGAGCAACAAAAGCTGCAAATTCTAGTACAAGAACTCGCGGTTATAGAAGGTAAGGTAACAAGCTTAAAACAAAGTCATGCTAATAATGACAAGTTAACAGCAGAGCGAAGTGGTGTATGGAAAGACGCATTATTGCAGAGTCCATTTGACACACTAGAGTTGTTCCAAGCCGCCTTGATTTCAGAAGAGGAGCGTCAACAGTTACTTGATCTGAAAACAGAAACACAACAAGCGATTGAACGAACAAGTGCGTTATTAGACAGTGCAAAACACACGAAAGAACAGCATTATCAAGTGCCAAAAGCGACAGAGTGGCAGTTAATGCCAAAAGAAGTAGTTGAGAGTGAATTGGCTCAAGTGAAGTCGTTATCTGAAAGCTTGGTGAAACGTGAAGGTGAGATTGCTCAAGCCTTACGCTCAAATGATGAACGTAAGAGCAACCAAAAGACTTTGTTTGAAGCAATAGAAGCGTATCAGTCTGAATACGATGATATTCAATATCTGCATTCATTAATTGGTTCGCAAAAAGGGGATAAATTCCGTAAGTTTGCCCAAGGGTTAACGTTAGAAAACCTCGTTTATTTAGCCAATAAGCAGTTAACTCGTTTACACGGTCGTTATGAGCTTAAGCGTAAAGCGAGCGATGGGTTAGAGCTGCAAGTGTTAGATACATGGCAGGGTGATGTGGTACGTGATACGAAAACCTTATCGGGTGGCGAAAGCTTCTTAGTTAGTTTGGCGTTAGCATTAGCGCTTTCTGATCTGGTTAGTCACAAAACGAGCATTGATTCGCTGTTCTTAGATGAAGGTTTTGGTACGCTAGATAGTGAAACGCTAGATATGGCGCTTGATGCTTTGGACAATTTAAACGCATCAGGAAAAATGATCGGTGTGATAAGTCACATTGAAGCGATGAAAGAACGTATTCCAGTTCAAATAAAAGTTACCAAACGCAGTGGACTAGGCGTGAGTGAACTAGAAAAACAATATAAAAAAGTCAGTTAA
- a CDS encoding acyl-CoA thioesterase translates to MGKTKREVTLRFLAEPGDVNFGGKVHGGAVMKWIDLAAYASAAGWSGKYCITAYAGGIRFVEPIFVGNLVEVTGKVIYTGTSSMHIAIDVQASDPKEQNNRLTTHCIVIMVAVDGNGKPTSVPEWIPETEEDIKLRDSAIKLMNMRKEIGEEMEAHVQYLK, encoded by the coding sequence ATGGGAAAAACAAAACGTGAAGTAACGTTACGCTTTTTAGCTGAACCGGGCGATGTGAACTTCGGTGGTAAAGTTCATGGCGGGGCAGTAATGAAATGGATCGATTTAGCGGCTTACGCATCAGCGGCTGGTTGGAGTGGGAAATACTGCATTACAGCATACGCTGGCGGTATTCGTTTTGTTGAGCCTATCTTTGTTGGCAACCTTGTGGAAGTGACGGGTAAGGTCATTTATACCGGAACATCGTCTATGCATATTGCAATTGATGTGCAAGCAAGCGATCCCAAAGAGCAGAATAACCGTTTAACCACGCATTGTATCGTTATCATGGTGGCGGTAGATGGCAATGGTAAACCGACATCGGTGCCAGAATGGATACCAGAGACTGAAGAAGATATTAAATTAAGGGATTCTGCTATTAAGTTAATGAATATGCGTAAAGAGATTGGCGAAGAGATGGAAGCTCACGTTCAATATTTGAAATAA
- a CDS encoding MATE family efflux transporter, producing the protein MRVNAVNKSLFYNVRQHANREFFYRLFVIAFPITLQSILFSSKSLIDVFMLGQLSEADIAAVGVGSRAIFFTTIILTGITTTGALLAAQHWGAKDNKGLRETTALTWLTSTCSALVIVFLLQFFASFVMQLASKDPSVIALGVEYIQITSWSMLAVAFTASLGAGFRSIQQPGISTFFSGIGIVLNILLNWVLIFGYLGFPALGIKGAAIATVVSSIIEVGLLYLYLLMKSHLLKFGLKEIIQSLQVDKFRSFIRLALPTTTNFLLWAGGLFAYTAIMGQTGTEGLAAFAVVTPIEAVSLSFLMGIANASGVLVGNHIGAKEYDKVYYQAMLMMIIGFVVTIAVSFCLFLSKTWILDLFTALTPETRELADTFVSILCIGIVLRSIPTTLVVGILRAGGDVKFCLYQDVLTQWFFGIPIAALGAVYFGYSAEVVYSLFFLETLFKWFASIYRLKSKKWINNLIDVKG; encoded by the coding sequence ATGAGAGTGAATGCAGTAAACAAATCGTTATTTTATAATGTTCGACAACATGCAAATCGTGAGTTTTTTTATCGATTGTTTGTTATTGCTTTCCCCATCACTCTGCAAAGTATTTTATTTTCCAGTAAAAGCCTTATTGATGTCTTCATGCTTGGTCAACTTTCAGAAGCTGACATTGCTGCTGTTGGCGTTGGTAGTCGTGCCATCTTCTTTACAACGATAATACTGACAGGAATAACAACAACAGGCGCTTTATTGGCAGCTCAGCATTGGGGAGCAAAGGATAATAAAGGCCTGCGAGAAACGACAGCATTAACTTGGCTTACTTCCACGTGTTCAGCATTGGTTATTGTTTTTCTTTTACAGTTCTTTGCCAGTTTTGTTATGCAGTTGGCATCTAAAGACCCTAGTGTTATTGCTCTTGGCGTGGAATATATTCAAATAACCAGTTGGAGCATGCTTGCGGTTGCTTTTACTGCGAGCCTTGGTGCTGGTTTCCGTTCGATACAGCAACCGGGAATTAGTACTTTTTTCAGTGGTATAGGCATTGTTCTGAATATACTACTGAATTGGGTTTTAATTTTTGGGTATTTAGGCTTTCCTGCTTTAGGTATAAAAGGTGCGGCCATTGCTACTGTGGTGAGTTCTATCATTGAAGTTGGTTTGCTTTATCTTTATTTACTCATGAAGAGTCATCTTTTAAAATTTGGTTTAAAAGAGATTATCCAAAGCCTTCAGGTAGATAAATTTCGTTCTTTTATTCGCTTAGCATTACCAACTACTACCAATTTTTTATTATGGGCAGGTGGGTTATTTGCGTATACCGCGATTATGGGACAAACAGGAACGGAAGGTTTAGCTGCCTTTGCAGTTGTTACGCCAATAGAGGCGGTTTCTCTTAGCTTTTTAATGGGGATAGCGAACGCATCTGGTGTGTTAGTAGGTAACCATATCGGAGCTAAAGAGTACGACAAAGTATATTATCAAGCGATGTTGATGATGATCATCGGCTTTGTGGTTACGATAGCTGTTTCTTTTTGTTTGTTTTTATCTAAAACTTGGATATTAGATTTATTTACTGCGTTAACACCTGAAACTCGAGAACTTGCTGATACTTTTGTGTCGATTCTTTGTATTGGTATTGTTTTACGCTCAATTCCAACGACACTAGTGGTTGGTATTTTAAGAGCGGGTGGGGATGTTAAATTTTGCCTATATCAAGACGTATTAACTCAGTGGTTTTTTGGTATTCCTATCGCTGCTTTAGGTGCCGTGTATTTTGGGTATTCGGCTGAAGTTGTCTATAGTCTTTTCTTTTTAGAGACGTTGTTTAAGTGGTTTGCTTCTATCTACCGTTTAAAAAGTAAGAAATGGATAAATAATTTAATAGATGTTAAAGGATAG